The nucleotide sequence GCTTCATAAATCAAACGATAAAGCCAGGTTAAAGTTGTTACTGTAGATTTTACACAATTTATCACGAGATAAGCTTACCGATTCTAATGTGCGGCTTGTGGGCGATCCACTCGTGAGCCTCGTCGGAGATAACGAGAGTGTCGTACTTTTTGGCAAGTCCGGCGATGAACTCGAGTTCCTCGAGGGTGTAGATCTTACCCAATGGGTTCAGCGGGTTGTTCAGCAATATTCCCTTGGTCTTGTTGGTGAAGAGGCTCTCCATCTGCTCGCGATCGATCAGCCAGTCCTGGCCGGTGATCTCGTCGCTCTTGTTCGCCTGTAATTTGAGGTTGGTGAACCTGGGCACACCGCGGGCCAACTTGATCATGGGCAGGTACATGGTGTAGGCAGGCTGGATGACGATCCATTCGTCCCCGGGTGAGGTGTGGCCCTGAAAAGCGTCGTATACTGCGCCAGTCGCGCCGATCGTGGCGAACACGTTCTCACCTGGTACCAAGTGTTGACCGACGAGGGGCGAGTAGAATTGAGCCAAAGCTTCGAGGAATCTCGGTATACCCTGTTTTGCAGAATTTGTTTGAATCGTCATTTTTTTGGAAGATAATATATTTGTTTCAAATCAATACTCACAACAGAGAGATCGAGTTGGTTGAACCTATAATCGTCGGAGAGTGTCGCGTTCGCCAAGGCTCTTCTTATGTGCAGAGGTGGGTTGTCGTCCAAGTTATCGATTCCAAGATCAACTTTTTTGTACTTCATGTAAGGTGCCATTTCCTCCCTTGATTTTGGAAGAAGATACGTTAGCTTTGATTCTGCAATTCTAGAGCTATGCTTATTGAACAAAGGAACCAAACTTACAGAGCCGAGTGATTCACTCCGACAACGTGAGCTGGAAAGTCGAACTTGTTGGCTTGAGACGTTGACACCCAGGTCGTCATCTTGAAAATCATACGtcgcattaattttttttagtaaatgtTGATTAATCGcgtcaaaaaaaaatgtatgtaactTACCACTATGAAAACGGCCCATATAGCCATGCTACTCTTTTTCTGGTCCATCGCAACTCAATACTCTGCAAAAATGACGATtttgtatgaaaaaaattaaatcttgaACTTGGCATTCGCTTGGTCGGACACCAAGAGTCTTGATTAGGCGACTGTCGCCACGACACAAACTGGCCGCGCGAGATTAGCCACCAAGTAATATAAAGATCTGATCGACTTAAGTGGCTTTTATACCGAGAAAATCCTTATTAGTATTATTATCTCTACAGTATATATAGGTAGTACAGATAGCCCACCTTAACTGTACGTTCAATTTTTCGCTAAGATACGTATGATAATATCGATAAAATTTGTGTAcaaggaaaaaaataagacTTCGATTGGATCGGTGGATTTCCCTTCGAAACTCTGTGTGCATAACTGCTTTTGGTTTGCGAAGCCCCTATGTTTAAAAACTAGctatatctatgtatatatctatatacatcaATTTTATGGATCAGTTCACATATTATCTTCAATTATTATCGaagattatattattatagtaAAGTAATATGTGCACATGATGGTGTTGactctattatttttataattcaagATTTCCGAAATTTCAACTAATTATTGCCTTGCCTATATTACTTGCTTTTAACAAAAATACGGGTTGCCGGCTTGTATCATCGATTAAGACAAGTCTTTCCTCGTTACGTGTATATTAAAAAGAGTAtcttacgattttttttcgtgaaaattaggatacttttttacacTGCATGTAAGAATCCATATGTTATGTCGAATAATGCGTAAAGTCACCGATGTTTAAGTTGTCagacaaaatataatatatgtagA is from Nasonia vitripennis strain AsymCx chromosome 1, Nvit_psr_1.1, whole genome shotgun sequence and encodes:
- the LOC100123582 gene encoding kynurenine--oxoglutarate transaminase 1-like — its product is MDQKKSSMAIWAVFIVMTTWVSTSQANKFDFPAHVVGVNHSALEEMAPYMKYKKVDLGIDNLDDNPPLHIRRALANATLSDDYRFNQLDLSVGIPRFLEALAQFYSPLVGQHLVPGENVFATIGATGAVYDAFQGHTSPGDEWIVIQPAYTMYLPMIKLARGVPRFTNLKLQANKSDEITGQDWLIDREQMESLFTNKTKGILLNNPLNPLGKIYTLEELEFIAGLAKKYDTLVISDEAHEWIAHKPHIRIASLPGMWERTVTIGSSSKSFSAAGFRVGWAYGPANILNHLKTVHERTADSAPTPIQAALAIGFEQEYRDFGKPDSFFAIHNREVQAKRDFMVEVFKKVGLRPIIPGGGYCMAVDWTTLKGKPLLKTNKDASMEFVKWLLKKVGVVSLPLSSFYAEGHKHLGENYARFCFHKNEDTLKKAEEQLQLLLKYR